Proteins from a genomic interval of Marmoricola sp. OAE513:
- a CDS encoding endonuclease/exonuclease/phosphatase family protein yields the protein MALVGLLLLVRGAQAPYRRRMGGAAGFAAAGTLLHLGLLLPAYVGEHPDGPSDLTVLTLNARHGGADAESLVRLARSSEADLVVLVEVTPRLESRLRAAGLARALPYVGGTAGPDASGTMIFSAFPLTDSVALPLEHGALRLSVAAPEPFELVAVHLGQPLKDSGRRWRADWGVLDQVLPDLDGPVVVAGDFNSTLDHRFVRRLLGEGYADAAREANSGWQPTYPQKLPLIAIDHVLSRGGYSAVSTSTASVSGTDHRALVVRLAVR from the coding sequence GTGGCGCTGGTCGGACTGCTGCTCCTGGTGCGCGGCGCGCAGGCCCCGTACCGGCGACGTATGGGAGGCGCCGCCGGCTTCGCTGCGGCCGGGACGTTGCTGCACCTGGGCCTTCTCCTCCCGGCGTACGTCGGGGAGCACCCCGACGGGCCCTCCGACCTCACCGTGCTGACCCTGAACGCCCGGCACGGGGGAGCGGACGCGGAGAGCCTCGTCCGGCTGGCACGGTCCTCCGAGGCCGACCTCGTCGTCCTGGTCGAGGTCACGCCGAGGCTCGAGAGCCGGCTCCGTGCGGCCGGTCTCGCCCGCGCGCTCCCGTACGTCGGCGGCACGGCGGGTCCGGACGCCTCGGGCACGATGATCTTCTCGGCCTTCCCGCTGACGGACTCGGTCGCCCTGCCTCTCGAGCACGGGGCCCTGCGGCTCTCGGTGGCTGCACCCGAACCGTTCGAGCTGGTGGCCGTGCACCTCGGCCAACCGCTGAAGGACAGCGGACGTCGCTGGCGCGCGGACTGGGGCGTCCTCGACCAGGTGCTGCCCGACCTGGACGGCCCGGTGGTCGTGGCAGGCGACTTCAACAGCACGCTCGATCACCGTTTCGTGCGTCGCCTGCTCGGCGAGGGGTACGCCGACGCCGCCCGCGAGGCGAACTCCGGCTGGCAGCCCACCTACCCGCAGAAGCTGCCCCTGATCGCCATCGACCACGTCCTGTCCCGGGGCGGGTACAGCGCGGTGAGCACCAGCACCGCGTCGGTCTCCGGCACCGACCACCGCGCTCTCGTCGTACGGCTGGCTGTGCGTTGA
- the mnmA gene encoding tRNA 2-thiouridine(34) synthase MnmA: MKVLAAMSGGVDSAVAAARAVEAGHDVTGIHLALSRNPKSYRTGARGCCTIEDSNDARRAADVIGIPFYVWDMSDRFHSDVVEDFLAEYAGGRTPNPCLRCNEKIKFAAVLDRGLALGYDAVVTGHYAQLRTGADGLIEMHRATDIGKDQSYVLGVLTQDQLAHSLFPLGDTAKPQIREEAERRGLQVADKPDSHDICFIADGDTGGWLGEKLKEKSPNTLLEGGAIVDEAGEVLGEHEGSWRFTIGQRKGLRIGTPAADGKPRFVLDIEPVSGTVTVGPRESLAVTGLSCIRPLWCGTAPTSPTECTVQLRAHGEEHRAVVVPTGSGFDVTLLDPASGIAPGQACVIYDGTRVVGSGTIASTAR; the protein is encoded by the coding sequence ATGAAGGTTCTCGCCGCGATGTCGGGGGGCGTGGACTCGGCGGTGGCCGCGGCCCGTGCTGTCGAGGCCGGCCACGACGTCACCGGGATCCATCTCGCGCTGTCGCGCAACCCGAAGTCCTACCGGACCGGCGCCCGGGGCTGCTGCACCATCGAGGACTCCAACGACGCCCGCCGAGCCGCAGACGTCATCGGCATCCCGTTCTACGTCTGGGACATGAGCGACCGGTTCCACTCCGACGTCGTGGAGGACTTCCTCGCCGAGTACGCCGGCGGGCGCACCCCGAACCCTTGCCTGCGCTGCAACGAGAAGATCAAGTTCGCGGCCGTCCTGGACCGCGGGCTCGCGCTCGGGTACGACGCGGTCGTCACCGGCCACTACGCGCAGCTGCGCACCGGCGCCGACGGGCTGATCGAGATGCACCGCGCCACCGACATCGGCAAGGACCAGTCCTACGTCCTCGGCGTCCTGACCCAGGACCAGCTCGCGCACTCGTTGTTCCCGCTCGGCGACACGGCCAAGCCGCAGATCCGCGAGGAGGCCGAGCGGCGCGGGCTCCAGGTCGCGGACAAACCCGACAGCCACGACATCTGCTTCATCGCCGACGGCGACACCGGAGGCTGGCTGGGGGAGAAGCTCAAGGAGAAGAGCCCGAACACTCTGCTCGAGGGGGGCGCCATCGTCGACGAGGCCGGCGAGGTGCTCGGCGAGCACGAGGGCTCCTGGCGCTTCACGATCGGGCAGCGCAAGGGCTTGCGCATCGGCACCCCCGCCGCCGACGGCAAGCCCCGCTTCGTGCTCGACATCGAGCCCGTGTCCGGGACCGTGACCGTGGGGCCGCGGGAGTCGCTCGCCGTCACCGGGTTGTCCTGCATCCGTCCGCTGTGGTGCGGGACCGCGCCGACGTCGCCGACCGAGTGCACGGTGCAGCTGCGGGCGCACGGCGAGGAGCACCGCGCCGTCGTGGTCCCCACCGGTTCCGGCTTCGACGTGACGCTGCTCGACCCCGCGTCCGGGATCGCTCCCGGGCAGGCCTGCGTGATCTACGACGGCACGCGTGTCGTGGGCTCGGGGACCATCGCGTCGACCGCGCGCTGA
- a CDS encoding DUF1295 domain-containing protein, protein MDHFGHFDYPFGDFLLTSAVCLAVVVALMVLTAVLTRVTGRVSVVDTIWGLGFIVVAITAVLVGRGVQPDAVSVAVLSDEASPLLRLSDIPNPFDDQKFRTWLLVAMVVVWGGRLAWHIGRRSHGGGEDPRYEELMSKGSGGLVRKVLLPQGLAIWFVSLPIQVTALSLTHVTWVLWVGVALWATGLLFESVGDAQLAAYKKDPDRGPVMDRGLWRYTRHPNYFGDACVWWGIYLVCASSWPGVFTILSPVAMTYFLVFATGARLLERTMMQREGYPEYAARTSMFFPLPPRKA, encoded by the coding sequence ATGGACCACTTCGGCCACTTCGACTACCCGTTCGGTGACTTCCTGCTCACCTCGGCCGTCTGCCTGGCGGTGGTCGTCGCGCTGATGGTGCTGACGGCCGTGCTGACCCGGGTGACCGGGCGCGTGTCCGTGGTCGACACGATCTGGGGGCTGGGGTTCATCGTGGTGGCGATCACCGCGGTGCTCGTCGGTCGAGGTGTCCAGCCGGACGCCGTCAGCGTCGCTGTCCTGAGTGACGAAGCATCGCCCCTCCTCCGGCTGTCCGACATCCCGAATCCCTTCGACGACCAGAAGTTCCGCACCTGGCTGCTCGTCGCGATGGTCGTCGTCTGGGGCGGCCGCCTCGCCTGGCACATCGGCCGGCGTTCGCACGGCGGTGGCGAGGATCCGCGCTACGAGGAGCTGATGAGCAAGGGCTCGGGCGGCCTGGTGCGCAAGGTGCTCCTCCCCCAGGGACTGGCCATCTGGTTCGTGTCGCTCCCGATCCAGGTCACAGCGCTCTCCCTGACGCACGTCACCTGGGTCCTCTGGGTCGGCGTCGCCCTGTGGGCCACCGGCCTGCTCTTCGAGTCCGTCGGCGACGCCCAGCTGGCGGCGTACAAGAAGGACCCGGACCGCGGACCGGTGATGGACCGCGGGCTGTGGCGCTACACCCGGCACCCGAACTACTTCGGCGACGCCTGCGTCTGGTGGGGCATCTATCTGGTCTGCGCATCCTCCTGGCCGGGCGTCTTCACGATCCTGTCGCCGGTCGCGATGACGTACTTCCTGGTCTTCGCCACCGGCGCACGCCTGCTCGAGCGCACGATGATGCAGCGGGAGGGCTACCCGGAGTACGCCGCCCGGACCAGCATGTTCTTCCCGCTGCCGCCGAGGAAGGCCTGA
- a CDS encoding cyclopropane-fatty-acyl-phospholipid synthase family protein: MTSTLNTPISDRWADISPLRNGPKARISAAIARRIFVKVAERYGISVSYDGSPADLVIHRPEEFFSRVGNDGLIGFGESYMTGAWDAEDLGGTLTILCEQIGDLVPAWMQKLRATYVSRPPKAQRNTAANTRGNIAHHYDLSNDLFALFLDPTMSYSSALFDTDSVTDGTRTTMAPPVAGSALEEAQGRKIESILDAAGVTAGSRVLEIGTGWGELAIRAARRGATVRSVTLSSEQQTLARSRFADAVAAEGLRADAVQVDLLDYRSVEGQYDAVVSVEMIEAVGYEYLPSYFETIDKVLAPGGKVAIQAITMPHDRMLATRRTWTWIHKYIFPGGFLPSTEQLDEVTRSRTALRLDHRTTFGSHYAETLRQWDEAFTASHDAVIEAGFDETFLRMWHFYLEYSRAGFASGYIDVQQITFTREA; encoded by the coding sequence ATGACCTCGACCCTCAACACCCCGATCTCCGACCGCTGGGCCGACATCAGCCCGCTGCGCAACGGACCCAAGGCCCGCATCTCGGCCGCGATCGCCCGACGGATCTTCGTGAAGGTGGCGGAGCGCTACGGCATCTCCGTGTCCTACGACGGCAGCCCGGCAGACCTGGTGATCCACCGCCCCGAGGAGTTCTTCAGCCGGGTCGGCAACGACGGCCTGATCGGTTTCGGCGAGTCGTACATGACCGGCGCCTGGGACGCTGAGGACCTCGGCGGCACGCTGACCATCCTGTGCGAGCAGATCGGCGACCTGGTCCCCGCCTGGATGCAGAAGCTGCGGGCGACGTACGTGTCACGGCCGCCGAAGGCGCAGCGGAACACGGCCGCGAACACCCGCGGCAACATCGCGCACCACTACGACCTGTCGAACGACCTGTTCGCGCTGTTCCTGGACCCGACGATGAGTTACTCGTCCGCGCTCTTCGACACCGACTCGGTCACCGACGGCACCCGCACGACGATGGCTCCGCCGGTTGCGGGATCAGCACTCGAGGAGGCCCAGGGTCGGAAGATCGAGAGCATCCTCGACGCCGCCGGGGTCACCGCCGGCAGCCGCGTCCTGGAGATCGGCACCGGCTGGGGCGAGCTCGCGATCCGCGCCGCGCGTCGCGGAGCGACCGTCCGCTCGGTCACGCTGTCGAGCGAGCAGCAGACGCTGGCGCGGAGTCGCTTCGCCGACGCCGTGGCTGCCGAGGGGCTGCGCGCGGACGCCGTTCAGGTGGACCTGCTCGACTACCGCTCGGTCGAGGGCCAGTACGACGCCGTCGTCTCCGTCGAGATGATCGAGGCCGTCGGCTACGAGTACCTGCCGAGCTACTTCGAGACCATCGACAAGGTGCTCGCGCCCGGCGGCAAGGTCGCCATCCAGGCGATCACGATGCCGCACGACCGGATGCTCGCGACCCGGCGCACGTGGACCTGGATCCACAAGTACATCTTCCCCGGCGGCTTCCTGCCCTCGACCGAGCAGCTCGACGAGGTGACCCGTTCGCGGACCGCTCTGCGGCTGGACCACCGCACCACCTTCGGCAGCCACTACGCCGAGACCCTGCGGCAGTGGGACGAGGCCTTCACCGCCTCGCACGACGCGGTGATCGAGGCCGGTTTCGACGAGACCTTCCTGCGGATGTGGCACTTCTACCTGGAGTACTCGCGCGCGGGCTTCGCCTCCGGGTACATCGACGTCCAGCAGATCACCTTCACCCGGGAGGCCTGA
- a CDS encoding protein kinase has translation MVAVGETLEERLRSIGMLAPEDAAALLGQVAAELAETHARGSVHGNVSPSTILLGPDGSARLTHVGSAGEIEPDSIPYLAPEAVDGGPATKAGDLWALGATLYAAVEGAPPFPGETVDEILQGIRRDPIPPSLRGRAVSWVIALLLSREPVGRLTAAEVAEALGAMTVRAPDPEPEPVAVPVSVPVSVPVSGPVSGPVSGPVLVQAPEPVTEAVPEPVVQPVATPRPEPVGAREPAHAGVAAVDASSTGWLLLLVASVVAITLLLVL, from the coding sequence ATGGTTGCCGTCGGCGAGACCTTGGAGGAGCGGCTCCGGTCGATCGGGATGCTGGCTCCCGAGGACGCGGCCGCGCTGCTCGGACAGGTCGCCGCCGAGCTCGCCGAGACGCACGCACGCGGGTCCGTGCACGGGAACGTCAGCCCGTCGACCATCCTCCTCGGACCCGACGGCAGCGCTCGTCTGACGCACGTCGGGTCCGCCGGTGAGATCGAGCCGGACAGCATCCCGTACCTCGCGCCCGAGGCCGTCGACGGCGGCCCGGCCACGAAGGCCGGCGACCTCTGGGCGCTCGGCGCGACCTTGTACGCCGCAGTCGAGGGCGCGCCGCCGTTCCCCGGGGAGACCGTCGACGAGATCTTGCAGGGCATCCGCCGCGACCCGATCCCGCCGTCGTTGCGTGGCCGTGCGGTGTCCTGGGTGATCGCGCTGCTGCTGAGCCGCGAGCCGGTCGGTCGGTTGACCGCCGCGGAGGTCGCGGAGGCGCTGGGAGCCATGACGGTGCGGGCGCCTGACCCCGAGCCCGAGCCGGTCGCCGTGCCGGTCTCTGTGCCGGTCTCTGTGCCGGTCTCCGGGCCGGTCTCCGGGCCGGTCTCCGGGCCGGTTCTCGTGCAGGCTCCCGAGCCCGTCACCGAGGCCGTTCCCGAGCCGGTCGTCCAGCCGGTCGCCACCCCGAGACCGGAACCCGTGGGTGCACGCGAACCAGCCCATGCGGGCGTCGCTGCCGTCGACGCCTCCTCGACCGGATGGTTGCTGCTGCTGGTCGCGTCGGTCGTCGCGATCACGCTGCTGCTGGTGCTCTGA
- a CDS encoding cyclopropane-fatty-acyl-phospholipid synthase family protein, translating to MTTSTTNPRPGKLDGRAGGGVAQTLAEALRPFVGGDLPVQLHAWDGSVAGEGPVVRLNSPQALTRLLWAPGELGAAQAYVTGEIDVEGDLNFALTHVWAVIGERGLTGVSTSPSTVWRAARAALKVGAFGKRPAAPQSQAVLKGRLHSKSRDRDAISHHYDFSNEFYTAILDDNMAYSSGYWSEGMTLEQAQDAKLDLVCRKVGLAPGKTFLDVGCGWGSLSLYAAEKFGAKVTGITIAAEQKKFIDARIAERGLEHLVEIKLCDYRDAEGEYDAVASIEMGEHVGQGNYPTYVEVLRRSVKPGGRVLIQAMTRAGKGGGKHPGGGPFIESFIAPDMTMRPVGETVDLIEAGGLEVRDVHAMREHYVKTVDAWIERFDAAYDELRALVPEEYIRVWRLYLVGGGMSFRDGRMGVDQILAVRPGAPHDLPPVRDF from the coding sequence ATGACCACCTCGACCACGAACCCTCGTCCCGGCAAGCTCGACGGCCGGGCCGGCGGCGGTGTGGCGCAGACGCTGGCCGAGGCCCTGCGCCCCTTCGTGGGCGGTGACCTCCCCGTGCAGCTGCACGCCTGGGACGGCTCCGTGGCCGGCGAGGGTCCGGTCGTCCGGCTGAACTCACCCCAAGCGCTGACCCGGCTGCTGTGGGCCCCGGGCGAGCTCGGTGCGGCCCAGGCCTACGTCACCGGCGAGATCGACGTCGAGGGCGACCTGAACTTCGCGCTGACACACGTGTGGGCGGTGATCGGCGAGCGCGGGTTGACGGGGGTCTCCACGTCGCCCAGCACCGTCTGGCGTGCGGCCCGGGCAGCGCTCAAGGTGGGCGCGTTCGGCAAGCGACCGGCCGCCCCGCAGTCGCAGGCCGTCCTGAAGGGTCGGTTGCACAGCAAGTCCCGCGACCGCGACGCGATCAGCCACCACTACGACTTCTCCAACGAGTTCTACACCGCGATCCTCGACGACAACATGGCCTACTCCTCGGGGTACTGGTCCGAGGGGATGACCCTGGAGCAGGCGCAGGACGCCAAGCTCGACCTGGTCTGCCGCAAGGTGGGCCTCGCCCCCGGAAAGACCTTCCTCGACGTCGGCTGCGGCTGGGGATCGCTGTCGCTGTACGCCGCCGAGAAGTTCGGCGCGAAGGTCACCGGCATCACCATCGCCGCGGAGCAGAAGAAGTTCATCGACGCCCGGATTGCCGAGCGCGGCCTGGAGCACCTGGTCGAGATCAAGCTGTGCGACTACCGGGACGCCGAGGGTGAGTACGACGCCGTCGCCTCCATCGAGATGGGCGAGCACGTCGGCCAGGGCAACTACCCGACGTACGTCGAGGTGCTGCGGCGCTCGGTGAAGCCGGGCGGACGCGTGCTGATCCAGGCGATGACGCGCGCCGGCAAGGGCGGCGGCAAGCATCCCGGCGGCGGTCCGTTCATCGAGTCCTTCATCGCTCCGGACATGACGATGCGCCCGGTCGGCGAGACCGTCGACCTGATCGAGGCCGGCGGCCTCGAGGTGCGGGACGTGCACGCGATGCGCGAGCACTACGTGAAGACCGTGGACGCCTGGATCGAGCGCTTCGACGCGGCGTACGACGAGCTGCGCGCGCTGGTTCCCGAGGAGTACATCCGCGTGTGGCGGCTGTACCTCGTCGGTGGCGGGATGTCCTTCCGGGACGGCAGGATGGGGGTCGACCAGATCCTCGCGGTGCGCCCCGGTGCTCCGCACGACCTGCCCCCGGTGCGCGACTTCTGA
- a CDS encoding cysteine desulfurase family protein, which translates to MTTYLDHAATTPILPEAAAAMTAQLGNVGNANSLHASGRSARRVVEESRETVARALGCRPGEVVFTSGGTESDNLALKGLFWSRRASDPGRTRILATAIEHHAVLDPLHWLAEEEDASVELIAVDPIGRIDLEAFRAAVESDPASIALVSVMWANNEVGTVQPVAEVVEIAHAHGIPVHTDAVQAVGQVPVDFAASGVDAMTVTGHKIGGPYGVGALLVRREVQLTALLHGGGQERDVRSGTIDAPAIAGFAAACEIAVKEQAHLAARLVALRDRLVAGVLREAPGAVYNGDPDSDLGHRLPGNAHLRFPGCEGDSLLMLLDARGIECSTGSACNAGVPQPSHVLLAMGCSDEEARGSLRFSLGHTSTEEDVTALLEAIGPVTERARAAGHTSRSQVATGS; encoded by the coding sequence ATGACGACCTATCTCGACCACGCGGCGACCACGCCGATCCTGCCCGAGGCGGCAGCGGCGATGACCGCGCAGCTCGGCAACGTGGGCAACGCCAACTCGCTGCACGCCTCCGGGAGGTCCGCCAGGCGTGTCGTCGAGGAGTCCCGGGAGACCGTGGCACGGGCGCTGGGTTGCCGTCCCGGTGAGGTCGTCTTCACCTCCGGCGGCACCGAGTCCGACAACCTGGCGCTCAAGGGCCTTTTCTGGTCGCGCCGCGCGTCCGACCCCGGCCGCACCCGCATCCTGGCCACCGCGATCGAGCACCACGCGGTGCTCGACCCGCTGCACTGGCTCGCCGAGGAGGAGGACGCGTCGGTCGAGCTGATCGCCGTGGACCCGATCGGGCGGATCGACCTCGAGGCCTTCCGGGCAGCCGTCGAGAGCGACCCCGCCAGCATCGCGCTGGTCTCGGTGATGTGGGCGAACAACGAGGTCGGCACCGTCCAGCCGGTGGCCGAGGTCGTCGAGATCGCGCACGCCCACGGCATCCCGGTGCACACCGACGCCGTCCAGGCGGTCGGTCAGGTCCCGGTCGACTTCGCCGCCTCCGGCGTCGACGCCATGACCGTCACCGGCCACAAGATCGGAGGCCCGTACGGCGTCGGGGCACTCCTCGTGCGCCGCGAGGTCCAGCTCACCGCGCTGCTGCACGGCGGTGGGCAGGAGCGCGACGTCCGGTCCGGCACGATCGACGCCCCGGCGATCGCCGGCTTCGCCGCCGCCTGCGAGATCGCCGTCAAGGAGCAGGCGCACCTCGCCGCGCGCCTGGTCGCGCTGCGCGACCGTCTGGTCGCCGGCGTCCTGCGCGAGGCGCCCGGCGCGGTCTACAACGGCGACCCCGACAGCGACCTCGGCCACCGCCTTCCCGGCAACGCGCACCTGCGCTTCCCGGGCTGCGAGGGCGACTCGCTGCTGATGCTGCTCGACGCCCGCGGCATCGAGTGCTCGACCGGCTCGGCCTGCAACGCCGGCGTCCCGCAGCCCTCGCACGTGCTGCTGGCGATGGGGTGCAGCGACGAGGAGGCCCGTGGCTCGCTGCGGTTCTCCCTCGGCCACACCTCCACCGAGGAGGACGTGACGGCCCTGCTCGAGGCGATCGGTCCGGTCACCGAACGGGCCCGCGCCGCCGGCCACACGTCCCGCTCGCAGGTGGCGACAGGGTCATGA
- a CDS encoding DUF1365 family protein, whose translation MTSTQTRRVGIVGTGVAGLTAAYVISRTAEVTLFEADDRLGGHADTHEVPAADGSTVNIDTGFIVHNERTYPTLLRIFAELGVETQPSDMSMSVRADQAHGGRGLEWAGALGPAGLFPTWRNYLRPSYLRMLTEIPRFHRQAKKLLDAPEGADQTLAEFLEAGRFSAYFRRHFMTPLVACVWSCDPAIALEYPARYLFAFLQHHGMLSIYGSPQWRTVTGGSHRYVEKVAAAIGRAGGTIHLGTKVTSILESPDGVAVTDGNGTVHTFDAVVVATHPDQALSMLAEPTALQTELLTAMPYSPNLAQLHTDDSVMPRHRKAWASWNQWDRPEQGAVTVTYDMTRLMSLPSVDGTRYFVTLGSTDQVDPTKVIARRDYAHPIYNPTSVAAQRRLHEIDSDRLVFAGAWHGWGFHEDGSRSGAAAAERLGFAWPETERSTRPGATEAPRIYRSTITHTRREPLKNRFTNTSHLWLVDLDDLPDHGPLARFEARDHLGDPDLSIRQNVEAFLAAEGVVVTGGRILMAANARGLGYNFNPISVFWCHDASGNLAATVVEVHNTYGDRHAYLVHPDAEGHALVGKEMYVSPFHGTDGHYELVVPVPTDRLHIAVRLVTAAGAKFDAVLRGEVVTGNTRLAVWKAASAAILGSLRIRIQGVRLWARRLPVQPRPRHHQEGVR comes from the coding sequence ATGACCTCGACGCAGACCCGTCGCGTCGGCATCGTCGGCACCGGCGTCGCCGGGCTGACGGCTGCCTACGTGATCAGCAGGACCGCCGAGGTCACCCTGTTCGAGGCGGACGACCGGCTCGGCGGTCACGCCGACACCCATGAGGTGCCGGCAGCCGACGGCAGCACGGTGAACATCGACACCGGGTTCATCGTGCACAACGAGCGCACCTACCCGACGCTGCTGCGGATCTTCGCCGAGCTCGGGGTGGAGACCCAGCCCTCCGACATGTCGATGTCCGTGCGCGCGGACCAGGCGCACGGCGGTCGCGGTCTGGAGTGGGCCGGGGCGCTCGGGCCGGCGGGCCTCTTCCCGACGTGGCGCAACTACCTGCGTCCGTCGTACCTGAGGATGCTCACCGAGATCCCCCGGTTCCACCGGCAGGCGAAGAAGCTGCTCGACGCACCGGAGGGGGCCGACCAGACGCTGGCCGAGTTCCTCGAGGCCGGACGTTTCTCGGCGTACTTCCGTCGGCACTTCATGACGCCCCTGGTCGCGTGCGTCTGGTCCTGCGACCCGGCGATCGCGCTGGAGTACCCGGCCCGCTACCTGTTCGCCTTCCTTCAGCACCACGGCATGCTCAGCATCTACGGCTCGCCGCAGTGGCGCACCGTCACCGGTGGCTCCCACCGGTACGTCGAGAAGGTCGCCGCAGCGATCGGCCGCGCCGGTGGGACGATCCACCTGGGCACCAAGGTCACCTCGATCCTCGAGTCGCCCGACGGGGTCGCCGTGACCGACGGCAACGGGACGGTGCACACCTTCGACGCCGTCGTCGTGGCCACTCACCCCGACCAGGCGCTGAGCATGCTCGCGGAGCCGACCGCTCTGCAGACCGAGCTGCTCACCGCGATGCCCTACTCGCCCAACCTCGCACAGCTGCACACCGACGACTCGGTGATGCCGCGCCACCGCAAGGCGTGGGCGTCCTGGAACCAGTGGGACCGGCCCGAGCAGGGCGCCGTCACGGTCACCTACGACATGACCCGGCTGATGTCCCTGCCCTCGGTCGACGGGACCCGGTACTTCGTCACGCTCGGCTCCACCGACCAGGTCGACCCCACCAAGGTGATCGCCCGGCGCGACTACGCGCACCCGATCTACAACCCGACCTCGGTGGCCGCCCAGCGGCGCCTGCACGAGATCGACTCCGACCGGTTGGTCTTCGCCGGTGCGTGGCACGGCTGGGGCTTCCACGAGGACGGTTCCCGCTCAGGTGCCGCCGCGGCGGAGCGGTTGGGGTTCGCGTGGCCCGAGACGGAGCGTTCGACCAGGCCCGGCGCGACCGAGGCGCCGCGCATCTACCGCAGCACCATCACGCACACCCGCCGCGAGCCGTTGAAGAACCGTTTCACCAACACCTCCCACCTGTGGCTGGTCGACCTCGACGACCTGCCTGACCACGGCCCGCTGGCACGGTTCGAGGCGCGCGACCACCTCGGGGACCCGGACCTCTCGATCCGGCAGAACGTCGAGGCGTTCCTCGCCGCCGAGGGTGTCGTGGTGACGGGTGGCCGGATCCTGATGGCGGCCAACGCCCGCGGACTGGGCTACAACTTCAACCCGATCAGCGTGTTCTGGTGCCACGACGCCAGCGGCAACCTGGCGGCGACGGTCGTCGAGGTGCACAACACCTACGGTGACCGGCACGCGTACCTGGTCCACCCCGACGCCGAGGGGCACGCTCTCGTCGGCAAGGAGATGTACGTCTCGCCGTTCCACGGGACCGACGGCCACTACGAGCTCGTGGTCCCGGTGCCGACCGACCGATTGCACATCGCCGTGCGCCTGGTGACCGCTGCGGGGGCGAAGTTCGATGCCGTCCTGCGCGGCGAGGTTGTGACCGGCAACACCCGCCTCGCGGTGTGGAAAGCGGCGTCGGCGGCAATCCTCGGATCGCTGCGGATCCGAATCCAGGGTGTTCGTCTCTGGGCGCGCCGGCTCCCGGTGCAGCCACGCCCCCGTCATCACCAGGAAGGTGTTCGATGA
- a CDS encoding electron transfer flavoprotein subunit alpha/FixB family protein, whose product MSEVLVLVDHLDGAVRKPTLELLAIAKRLGSPSAVFIGGADKAAGVAESVAKYGAEKVYVVDDTEIKGYLVAPKAEALQQIAASASPAAILLVSSAEGKEIAGRLAVKLDSGVITDAVDVSAEGVTTQSVFAGNFTVQAKVTQGTPIITVKPNSATPEEGAGAGAVENVSVTISDSAKKAQIVASQPRESSGRPELTEAAIVVSGGRGTGGDFSEVEALADSLGAAVGASRAAVDSGWVPHTFQIGQTGKTVSPQLYIAAGISGAIQHRAGMQTSKTIVAVNKDEEAPIFELVDFGVVGDLKQVLPAATSDITARKG is encoded by the coding sequence GGAGCTGCTGGCCATCGCCAAGCGCCTGGGTTCGCCGTCCGCCGTGTTCATCGGTGGCGCGGACAAGGCCGCCGGCGTCGCCGAGTCGGTCGCCAAGTACGGCGCCGAGAAGGTCTACGTCGTCGACGACACCGAGATCAAGGGCTACCTGGTCGCCCCCAAGGCCGAGGCCCTCCAGCAGATCGCCGCGTCGGCCAGCCCGGCCGCGATCCTGCTGGTCTCCTCCGCCGAGGGCAAGGAGATCGCCGGTCGTCTGGCGGTCAAGCTGGACTCCGGTGTGATCACCGACGCCGTGGACGTCTCCGCCGAGGGTGTCACCACCCAGTCGGTCTTCGCCGGTAACTTCACCGTGCAGGCGAAGGTCACCCAGGGCACGCCGATCATCACGGTCAAGCCGAACTCCGCCACCCCGGAGGAGGGCGCCGGTGCCGGTGCCGTCGAGAACGTCTCCGTGACGATCTCGGACTCCGCCAAGAAGGCGCAGATCGTCGCCTCGCAGCCGCGTGAGTCCTCCGGTCGTCCGGAGCTCACCGAGGCCGCCATCGTCGTCTCCGGCGGTCGCGGCACCGGCGGTGACTTCTCCGAGGTCGAGGCGCTCGCCGACTCGCTCGGTGCTGCCGTCGGCGCCTCGCGTGCCGCGGTCGACTCCGGCTGGGTGCCCCACACCTTCCAGATCGGCCAGACCGGCAAGACGGTCTCCCCGCAGCTCTACATCGCAGCGGGCATCTCCGGCGCCATCCAGCACCGGGCCGGCATGCAGACGTCCAAGACGATCGTCGCGGTCAACAAGGACGAAGAGGCTCCGATCTTCGAGCTGGTCGACTTCGGTGTGGTCGGGGACCTGAAGCAGGTCCTCCCCGCCGCGACCTCGGACATCACCGCCCGCAAGGGCTGA